A genomic window from Streptomyces sp. NBC_00234 includes:
- a CDS encoding TIGR02679 family protein — protein MTHPLDRPELAPVWQAFHARLSTGRPVTRVRTGPLDEAARSALADLLGLDRLPGPHLTVALARLDEALLDSCGQDTRSVVTGIVGPLGDRAADRAAEAADRAALWEWFATHPVVRAQPALDAWVSPVRRAGVIGGSVQATRRTLGDALRVLADIPARGEPLPVFATRVLDDSHALDDGTRLSSLVLRALSALHGVPAPETASDRRALWSRAGIADDALSTTVLTAGLRPVGRGPVAQALAVLSSAGHATHLTLAQLRAPGDLQFPRTTVHITENPSIPALALQRFGPSCPPLVCTSGWPNSAVILLLDRLAEAGAPLRYHGDFDGEGLRIAAHVLARSAATPWLMSTADFLAAHTRSPSGPAAGRITEAPWDAGLAPALSAAGTAVLEEHVAEELLADLTRLCADDQTGSTQGLPASNSR, from the coding sequence GTGACGCATCCGCTGGACCGCCCCGAACTGGCCCCTGTGTGGCAGGCGTTCCATGCCCGGCTCTCCACCGGCCGGCCGGTCACCCGGGTACGGACAGGGCCGCTGGACGAGGCCGCCCGGAGCGCGCTCGCGGACCTCCTCGGCCTCGACCGGCTTCCCGGCCCGCATCTCACCGTCGCCCTGGCGCGCCTGGACGAGGCGCTCCTCGACAGCTGTGGCCAGGACACCCGCTCCGTGGTGACCGGGATCGTCGGCCCGCTCGGCGACCGGGCTGCCGACCGGGCCGCGGAGGCCGCCGACCGGGCCGCCCTGTGGGAGTGGTTCGCCACGCACCCGGTGGTCCGGGCGCAGCCCGCGCTCGACGCGTGGGTGTCCCCGGTCCGGCGGGCCGGGGTGATCGGCGGTTCCGTGCAGGCCACCCGGCGCACGCTCGGCGACGCCCTGCGTGTCCTGGCCGACATACCGGCCCGCGGGGAGCCGTTGCCGGTGTTCGCCACCCGGGTGCTCGACGACTCCCACGCGCTCGACGACGGCACCCGCCTCTCCTCGCTCGTCCTGCGCGCCCTGTCGGCCCTCCACGGCGTGCCCGCGCCCGAGACGGCATCGGACCGGCGTGCCCTGTGGTCGCGCGCCGGAATCGCCGACGACGCGCTCTCCACGACGGTGCTCACCGCCGGCCTGCGCCCCGTCGGCCGGGGCCCGGTGGCCCAGGCGCTGGCCGTGCTCTCCTCCGCCGGGCATGCCACCCACCTCACGCTGGCCCAGCTGCGTGCCCCCGGTGACCTCCAATTCCCCCGCACCACCGTGCACATCACGGAGAACCCCAGCATCCCGGCTCTCGCCCTCCAGCGTTTCGGGCCGTCCTGCCCGCCGCTGGTCTGCACCTCGGGGTGGCCGAACAGTGCGGTGATTCTCCTGCTCGATCGTCTCGCCGAGGCCGGGGCACCCTTGCGGTACCACGGCGACTTCGACGGCGAAGGGCTGCGCATCGCGGCGCACGTCCTGGCCAGGAGCGCCGCCACCCCGTGGCTCATGTCCACCGCCGACTTCCTCGCGGCGCACACCCGCTCGCCCTCGGGCCCCGCCGCCGGGCGGATCACCGAGGCCCCCTGGGACGCCGGCCTCGCCCCGGCCCTCTCGGC
- a CDS encoding TIGR02680 family protein — translation MTVTALPLRASGSPSGPGPRERWQPTRAGVLNVWRYYDEVFTFHRGRLLLRGPNGTGKSKALEVLLPFLFDASLRPHRLSTFGGSERTMHWNLMGEGATGLTRVGYVWLEFRTERGEDGEDGFLTIGARLQAGERTTTVSTDFFTSRRRVGVPGGISLVNEAGQPLTRAALAAELSGHGEVHASASDYRDTVRRTLFPGLSEQRYDALITALLQLRTPKLSQRLDPSLLSELLSRALPPLDQGEISELADGFERLDRRREHLARLEDEVQAAQALGARQRAYAQRVLRAGAAALISATTDMDNRTRTATESEEALRLAVAEQARAEEQQSETEALGAELAARIEALTESDAYRAGRELDRLRQRAAEAHRDAEERHLAAGAARTTAEQDEARRTQALDAADAQAERVRVAESDSWQVARRAGMSAACTEVSGALEAGNADRARQILHGAVRGRRSQVEDVRESLDALRAALAERASAEERVEDSRAGLAAASDRRTEAADRYRQAVETQAERLRGWARQCGELSFDASALEELAGRATSEPEVLALVDAAARSVDHVLTTAEATVGARIATARAEREALVAEAGRLEGTAELPPPTPAFRTADRSRLSGAPLWRLVAFHDEVPAATRNAVEAALEASGLLDAWVAPYGGAFALGHDTFAEAEWAEPAPARHLGEVLHPEPGAPVSAERIGQLLAGIAYGDTLPPEHGAAVGADGTWRLASATGSWAKSDVAYIGASARARSRERRVAELAEAIGALDHTLTGREAELAAVTARRETLEFDRSCRPDHRAVATAERELDRARSDTDARDDAVRQAVARLTRCEAAARTAQDGLDHAASEHGLPADAQALRAVAETVQGLQDTGSQWLLAHVLLASERRTAAELASRSERSDRAAQEHEAEAGRAASTARALAAQLEEIEHTIGAEYEETLARIEEMRTAHRRALTELRECTGRLRTLEGRIGALNSERAVAASRRDAALSARDGAADRFRYLLRLGFPADAGAGAEVRTREGTKATLETARTLGTLWPSVPYEPKNLADALGRLSETVHASRQALGERADLALETHDDVQVLSAAMDGVRMGAAGLLAALTAERDRSRDEITTDERELFDRTLTGNTRRHLAARIRQANELVDAMNARLERVRTASRVAVRLVWQVDPGLPPGTRAARDMLLKDPVRMSDGDREALHRFFRERIEEAKASDTAKNWEEQLTRVLDYTAWHQFVVKLDRANGQGWQLLTKKLHGALSGGEKAIALHLPLFAAVAAHYQAVPRAPRLILLDEVFVGVDSTNRGQVFELLCSLDLDLMLTSDHEWCTYRELDGIAVHQLITGGGGPDDDAVTTARFVWNGADLVAEEASVPAPREEQG, via the coding sequence ATGACGGTCACCGCACTCCCCCTTCGCGCCTCCGGCTCCCCCTCCGGGCCGGGCCCCCGTGAGCGCTGGCAGCCGACCCGGGCCGGCGTGCTCAACGTCTGGCGCTACTACGACGAGGTGTTCACCTTCCACCGGGGGCGTCTGCTGCTGCGCGGGCCGAACGGCACCGGCAAGTCGAAGGCGCTGGAGGTCCTGCTGCCGTTCCTCTTCGACGCGAGTCTGCGCCCGCACCGGCTGTCCACCTTCGGCGGCTCGGAACGCACCATGCACTGGAACCTCATGGGCGAGGGCGCCACCGGGCTCACCCGGGTGGGATATGTGTGGCTGGAGTTCCGCACGGAGCGGGGCGAGGACGGCGAGGACGGCTTCCTCACCATCGGTGCGCGGCTGCAGGCCGGGGAACGGACCACGACCGTCTCCACGGACTTCTTCACCAGTCGTCGGCGGGTGGGTGTCCCCGGCGGCATCTCTCTGGTCAACGAGGCGGGTCAGCCCCTCACGAGGGCGGCGCTCGCCGCGGAGCTGTCCGGGCACGGAGAGGTGCACGCCTCGGCGTCCGACTACCGCGACACCGTGCGCCGCACCCTGTTCCCGGGCCTCAGCGAGCAGCGCTACGACGCGCTCATCACGGCACTGCTCCAGCTGCGCACACCGAAGCTGTCCCAGCGCCTCGACCCCTCGCTCCTCTCGGAGCTGCTGTCGCGCGCCCTGCCCCCGCTGGACCAGGGTGAGATCTCCGAACTGGCCGACGGATTCGAGAGACTGGACCGCCGCCGCGAGCATCTGGCCCGGCTGGAGGACGAGGTGCAGGCCGCGCAGGCCCTCGGCGCCCGCCAGCGCGCGTACGCCCAGCGGGTGCTGCGTGCCGGGGCAGCCGCCCTGATCTCGGCGACCACCGACATGGACAACCGGACGCGCACGGCCACGGAGAGCGAGGAGGCTCTCCGCCTCGCCGTGGCGGAGCAGGCACGGGCCGAGGAGCAGCAGAGCGAGACGGAGGCGCTGGGCGCCGAACTGGCCGCGCGGATCGAGGCGTTGACGGAGTCCGACGCCTACCGTGCGGGACGGGAGCTGGACCGGCTGCGTCAGCGGGCGGCCGAGGCGCACCGGGACGCGGAGGAGCGCCATCTGGCGGCGGGCGCGGCCCGGACGACGGCGGAGCAGGACGAGGCCCGTCGCACTCAGGCCCTGGACGCGGCGGACGCGCAGGCGGAGCGGGTCCGCGTCGCCGAGAGCGACTCCTGGCAGGTCGCCCGGCGGGCCGGTATGTCCGCCGCCTGTACGGAGGTGAGCGGCGCGCTCGAAGCGGGCAACGCCGACCGGGCCCGACAGATCCTGCACGGTGCGGTCCGTGGACGCCGGAGCCAGGTGGAGGACGTACGCGAATCGCTCGACGCCCTCCGTGCCGCCCTCGCCGAACGCGCCTCCGCCGAAGAGCGCGTGGAGGATTCCCGGGCAGGTCTCGCCGCGGCCTCCGACCGGCGTACGGAGGCGGCGGACCGGTACCGGCAGGCGGTGGAGACGCAGGCGGAGCGGTTGCGGGGCTGGGCCCGGCAGTGCGGGGAGCTCTCCTTCGACGCGAGCGCCCTGGAGGAACTGGCCGGCCGCGCCACCAGCGAACCCGAGGTGCTGGCGCTGGTGGACGCGGCGGCCCGCTCGGTCGACCACGTCCTGACGACGGCCGAGGCCACGGTCGGCGCCCGCATCGCCACGGCACGGGCGGAGCGCGAGGCTCTGGTGGCAGAGGCCGGACGGCTGGAGGGGACCGCGGAACTCCCGCCCCCGACTCCGGCGTTCCGTACCGCCGACCGTTCCCGGCTGTCCGGGGCGCCCCTGTGGAGGCTGGTGGCCTTCCACGACGAGGTGCCCGCGGCCACGCGCAACGCGGTCGAAGCCGCGCTGGAGGCCAGTGGCCTGCTCGACGCGTGGGTCGCGCCGTACGGGGGCGCGTTCGCGCTGGGCCACGACACGTTCGCCGAGGCGGAGTGGGCCGAGCCCGCCCCGGCCCGCCATCTCGGCGAGGTGCTGCACCCGGAGCCGGGGGCGCCCGTATCGGCGGAGCGCATCGGCCAGTTGCTGGCCGGCATCGCCTACGGCGACACCCTGCCCCCGGAGCACGGCGCCGCGGTCGGTGCGGACGGCACCTGGCGGCTGGCCAGCGCCACGGGGAGCTGGGCCAAGTCCGACGTCGCCTACATCGGGGCCTCCGCACGGGCCAGGTCCAGGGAGCGCCGCGTCGCGGAACTGGCCGAGGCCATCGGCGCACTGGATCACACGCTGACCGGCCGTGAAGCCGAACTGGCGGCGGTCACCGCCCGCCGGGAGACGCTGGAGTTCGACCGGTCCTGCCGCCCCGACCACCGGGCCGTCGCCACGGCCGAGCGCGAGCTCGACCGGGCCCGGTCCGACACGGACGCCCGGGACGATGCCGTACGGCAAGCCGTAGCGCGGCTCACCCGGTGCGAAGCCGCCGCCCGGACCGCGCAGGACGGACTCGACCACGCGGCCTCCGAACACGGGCTGCCGGCCGACGCCCAGGCGCTGCGCGCGGTCGCGGAGACGGTCCAGGGCCTCCAGGACACCGGGAGTCAGTGGCTGCTCGCCCATGTGCTGCTGGCCTCGGAGCGGCGTACGGCGGCGGAGCTGGCGTCCCGGTCCGAGCGGTCCGACAGGGCAGCGCAGGAGCACGAGGCGGAGGCGGGCCGCGCGGCATCGACGGCGCGGGCGCTGGCCGCCCAGCTGGAGGAGATCGAGCACACCATCGGCGCGGAGTACGAGGAGACGCTCGCCCGTATCGAGGAGATGCGGACGGCGCACCGGCGCGCCCTGACGGAACTGCGCGAGTGCACCGGCCGGCTGCGGACGCTCGAAGGCCGCATAGGCGCACTGAACAGTGAGCGGGCCGTGGCGGCTTCGCGCCGGGACGCCGCGCTGAGCGCACGGGACGGCGCCGCGGACCGGTTCCGGTATCTGCTGCGGCTGGGCTTCCCCGCCGACGCGGGAGCCGGGGCCGAGGTGCGGACGAGGGAAGGGACCAAGGCCACGCTGGAGACCGCCCGGACCCTGGGGACCCTGTGGCCGTCCGTGCCGTACGAGCCGAAGAACCTCGCGGACGCGCTCGGCCGGCTCAGCGAGACCGTCCACGCGAGCCGTCAGGCGCTCGGTGAGCGGGCCGACCTCGCTCTGGAGACCCATGACGACGTGCAGGTCCTCTCCGCTGCCATGGACGGCGTACGCATGGGCGCGGCGGGCCTGCTCGCCGCGCTGACGGCGGAGCGCGACCGCAGCCGGGACGAGATCACCACCGATGAGCGCGAGCTGTTCGACCGCACCCTCACGGGCAACACCCGGCGCCATCTCGCGGCACGCATCCGGCAGGCCAACGAACTGGTCGACGCGATGAACGCCCGTCTGGAGCGGGTGCGTACGGCGTCCCGGGTCGCCGTACGTCTGGTGTGGCAGGTCGATCCGGGGCTGCCCCCCGGCACCCGGGCCGCCCGCGACATGCTGCTGAAGGACCCGGTACGGATGTCGGACGGGGACCGGGAGGCACTGCACCGGTTCTTCCGAGAGCGCATCGAGGAGGCCAAGGCGTCCGACACCGCGAAGAACTGGGAGGAGCAGCTGACGCGGGTGCTGGACTACACGGCGTGGCACCAGTTCGTCGTGAAGCTGGACCGGGCCAACGGGCAGGGCTGGCAGTTGCTCACGAAGAAGCTGCACGGCGCGCTGTCGGGCGGGGAGAAGGCCATCGCGCTGCATCTGCCGCTGTTCGCGGCGGTGGCCGCGCACTATCAGGCGGTGCCGAGGGCGCCCCGGCTGATCCTGCTGGACGAGGTCTTCGTCGGTGTCGACTCCACCAACCGGGGACAGGTCTTCGAGCTGCTGTGTTCGCTGGACCTCGACCTCATGCTCACCTCGGACCACGAGTGGTGCACGTACCGGGAGCTCGACGGCATCGCCGTGCACCAGCTGATCACCGGGGGCGGGGGCCCCGACGACGACGCGGTGACGACGGCGCGCTTCGTGTGGAACGGCGCGGACCTGGTGGCGGAAGAGGCATCCGTGCCGGCGCCCCGTGAGGAGCAGGGGTGA
- a CDS encoding TIGR02678 family protein, which produces MSNFANQLVVAEREEMSRCIRTLLVRPLLTERSDPVVFDLVRRRRDPLAHWFDYHCGWTLAVEPRLGYARLLKVTADADATRPARRTRAGRAPFDRRRYVLLCVTAAELLSVPVTTIGLLADRVVQAAAADEALPAFDTAQRAERVAFVDVLRLLESYGALQTVDGTTDSFAESAEAKVLYRVDSSVLMRLLAAPCGPSRLAVPAAGVPAGFEALLAGLVQERRYGLPETGDTEDGAGPETRFSPVQRNLWLRHSVLRRLFDQPVLHRDELTDAELGYLTSPTGRQILRRAAEQAGFVLEERAEGFLLVDPDAIATDSRFPDDAHHAKVAALLLLDVLNGAPAGCAPEQLAVEAGRILDRFPRWGKAYRTEGGAAVLAEDAVQVLADFRLVRREGGRVVPRPAAARYRVTGATLKEEHPA; this is translated from the coding sequence ATGAGTAACTTCGCCAATCAACTGGTGGTGGCCGAGCGGGAGGAGATGTCCCGCTGCATTCGTACGCTGCTGGTCAGACCGCTGCTCACCGAGCGGTCCGATCCGGTGGTGTTCGACCTGGTGCGCCGCCGCCGTGACCCGCTGGCGCACTGGTTCGACTACCACTGCGGCTGGACGCTGGCCGTCGAGCCCCGCCTCGGGTACGCCCGTCTGCTGAAGGTCACCGCGGACGCCGACGCGACCCGTCCGGCCCGCAGGACCAGGGCGGGCCGGGCGCCGTTCGACCGTCGGCGCTACGTCCTGCTGTGCGTCACCGCGGCCGAGCTCCTCTCCGTGCCGGTCACCACGATCGGGCTCCTGGCCGACCGGGTCGTCCAGGCGGCAGCCGCGGACGAGGCGCTGCCCGCGTTCGACACGGCGCAGCGTGCGGAGCGGGTCGCGTTCGTCGACGTCCTGCGGCTGCTGGAGTCGTACGGGGCGTTGCAGACCGTGGACGGGACGACGGACAGCTTCGCCGAGTCGGCCGAGGCGAAGGTTCTCTACCGGGTGGACTCCAGTGTGCTGATGCGGCTGCTCGCGGCGCCCTGCGGGCCGTCCCGGCTCGCCGTGCCGGCCGCGGGGGTACCGGCAGGCTTCGAGGCGCTGCTGGCCGGGCTCGTGCAGGAGCGGCGGTACGGACTGCCCGAGACCGGGGACACCGAGGACGGCGCGGGGCCGGAGACACGGTTCTCCCCGGTGCAACGCAATCTGTGGCTGCGGCACTCGGTGCTGCGGCGGCTGTTCGACCAGCCGGTGCTGCACCGCGACGAGCTGACCGACGCCGAGCTCGGCTATCTGACCTCCCCCACCGGCCGTCAGATCCTGCGGCGCGCCGCGGAACAGGCGGGGTTCGTGCTGGAGGAGCGGGCCGAAGGGTTCCTGCTGGTCGATCCGGACGCCATCGCCACGGACAGCCGGTTCCCCGACGACGCGCACCACGCCAAGGTCGCCGCGCTCCTGCTCCTCGACGTGCTGAACGGCGCGCCCGCCGGGTGCGCACCCGAACAGCTGGCCGTCGAGGCCGGACGGATCCTGGACCGCTTCCCGCGCTGGGGCAAGGCGTACCGGACCGAGGGCGGTGCGGCGGTCCTCGCCGAGGACGCCGTGCAGGTCCTTGCCGATTTCCGTCTCGTACGCCGCGAGGGCGGCCGGGTCGTGCCCAGACCCGCCGCCGCCCGCTACCGCGTCACCGGCGCCACTCTCAAGGAAGAACACCCCGCATGA
- a CDS encoding TIGR02677 family protein codes for MFRFTMGDRAPLYSAILQTFGDANERLVTALGLDEVREQLRGVGWFGALTDEDLTGALKQLREWELLDVIQNHAENYRTAEEYERRNLQYSLTRRGEAAFAGVQHALSVLVSTGALQTAVLDAIADRLAELDRLSQDVTSGDRRIFATLQELEGHLDALRGNTKQFNGELQRLLRTDGAELSTFHEVKGATVAYLQEFLTNLDQRAHAVAAAVARVEEHGTGTLWERALRGAELPPTGGDDPAPAWLARRQARWDGLRAWFLPADGSPPRVEHLHHVARRAIVTLLQVLDRITESRRRSTGAVQDFRELARWFAAAPGEDDLHRLWATAFGLGPSRHAHLAHADPELVSATESWHDAPPVEVSALLRTSGRTERFTRTGRVRDVAALKAERAERARAERAELDAAWSLLRTESPVRLSRFGALDHEVFERLLDLLGRALAVRPDTTGARRAVTGDGRVEVVLRSPADPQGVPAVLRTARGTLTCPDYVIEVHTAGVAGAGAVTDRAAAGTSAAGTGAAAAAVRDREVAAG; via the coding sequence ATGTTCCGGTTCACGATGGGCGACCGGGCGCCGCTCTACTCGGCGATCCTTCAGACCTTCGGCGACGCCAACGAGCGGCTGGTGACCGCCCTGGGGCTGGACGAGGTGCGGGAGCAGCTGCGGGGCGTCGGGTGGTTCGGCGCGCTGACGGACGAGGACCTCACGGGGGCTCTGAAGCAGCTCAGGGAATGGGAGTTGCTGGATGTCATCCAGAACCACGCGGAGAACTACCGCACGGCGGAGGAGTACGAGCGGCGGAACCTCCAGTACTCGCTGACGCGGCGTGGTGAGGCCGCCTTCGCGGGAGTGCAGCACGCCCTCTCCGTCCTGGTGTCGACCGGAGCGCTTCAGACCGCCGTGCTCGACGCGATCGCCGACCGGCTGGCGGAGCTGGACCGGCTGTCGCAGGACGTGACGTCGGGCGACCGGCGGATATTCGCCACGCTGCAGGAGCTCGAAGGGCATCTGGACGCCCTGCGGGGGAACACCAAACAGTTCAACGGCGAGCTCCAGCGCCTCCTGCGGACCGACGGCGCCGAGCTGTCCACCTTCCACGAGGTCAAGGGGGCCACGGTCGCCTATCTCCAGGAGTTCCTCACCAATCTCGACCAGCGGGCCCACGCGGTCGCGGCGGCCGTCGCCCGGGTCGAGGAGCACGGCACGGGGACGCTGTGGGAGCGGGCACTGCGCGGCGCCGAGCTCCCGCCGACCGGTGGGGACGATCCGGCGCCCGCCTGGCTGGCCCGCCGGCAGGCCCGGTGGGACGGATTGCGGGCCTGGTTCCTGCCCGCCGACGGCTCGCCCCCGCGCGTGGAGCACCTGCACCACGTGGCGCGCCGCGCCATCGTCACCCTGCTCCAGGTCCTGGACCGGATCACCGAGTCGCGGCGCCGGTCGACCGGCGCGGTGCAGGATTTCCGGGAGTTGGCCCGGTGGTTCGCCGCCGCCCCCGGAGAGGACGATCTGCACCGCCTCTGGGCGACCGCCTTCGGTCTCGGACCGTCGCGCCACGCCCATCTCGCCCACGCGGACCCGGAGCTCGTCTCCGCCACCGAGAGCTGGCACGACGCCCCGCCCGTGGAGGTCTCGGCCCTGCTACGCACCAGTGGACGGACGGAGCGGTTCACCCGCACCGGGCGCGTGCGGGACGTGGCGGCGCTGAAGGCGGAGCGGGCGGAGCGGGCGCGCGCCGAGCGGGCCGAGCTGGATGCCGCCTGGAGCCTGCTGCGGACCGAGTCCCCGGTGCGGCTGTCCCGCTTCGGTGCGCTGGACCACGAGGTGTTCGAGCGGCTCCTCGATCTGCTGGGCCGGGCCCTTGCGGTGCGTCCGGACACGACGGGGGCGCGGCGCGCCGTGACCGGGGACGGGCGGGTCGAGGTGGTGCTGCGGTCCCCCGCCGACCCGCAGGGTGTACCGGCCGTCCTGCGGACCGCGCGGGGCACGCTGACCTGCCCCGACTACGTCATCGAGGTGCACACCGCGGGCGTCGCGGGGGCGGGAGCGGTGACGGACCGGGCGGCGGCCGGCACTTCGGCAGCGGGTACGGGGGCGGCTGCGGCTGCGGTCAGGGATCGGGAGGTGGCGGCCGGATGA
- a CDS encoding alkaline phosphatase PhoX, producing MQRRTFLRTVTAGAGAVAFSGTLWQHAASADSGAGPYGPLLTPDANGLALPAGFTGRVVARSLQPVGGTIWHSAPDGGACFPDGDGWIYVSNSELPLIGGASALRFHADGSIDRAYRILSGTNLNCAGGATPWGTWLSCEEIYRGRVFEADPHGRNTAVSRPVMGRFKHEAAACDPDHRVVYLTEDEEDGCFYRFTPASWGDLSRGRLDVACTTTGDGIEWRPVPSPSALLTQTRHQLSGARHFDGGEGCHYADGICYFTAKGDRKVWAYDTAAQTITAVYNGDGTLNGVDNVTGTTAGDLYVAEDGGNMEINIITRDGTVAPVLRIDGQSGSEITGPAFSPDGTRLYFSSQRGTSGETTGSGGVTYEVRGPFRH from the coding sequence ATGCAGAGACGCACCTTCCTGCGCACCGTCACGGCCGGAGCGGGCGCCGTCGCCTTCTCCGGCACCCTGTGGCAGCACGCCGCGTCCGCCGACAGCGGTGCGGGGCCTTACGGCCCGTTGCTCACCCCGGACGCCAACGGACTGGCTCTCCCCGCGGGCTTCACCGGCCGCGTGGTGGCCAGGTCCCTCCAGCCGGTCGGCGGAACGATCTGGCACTCGGCACCCGACGGCGGCGCCTGTTTCCCGGACGGCGACGGCTGGATCTACGTCTCCAACTCCGAACTCCCGCTGATCGGCGGCGCGTCCGCCCTGCGGTTCCACGCCGACGGCTCGATCGACCGCGCGTACCGCATCCTGTCGGGCACCAACCTCAACTGCGCCGGCGGGGCGACCCCTTGGGGCACCTGGCTGTCCTGCGAGGAGATCTACCGCGGCCGGGTCTTCGAGGCCGATCCCCACGGCCGGAACACCGCGGTGTCCCGCCCCGTCATGGGCCGCTTCAAGCACGAGGCAGCCGCCTGCGACCCGGACCACCGGGTCGTCTACCTCACGGAGGACGAGGAGGACGGCTGCTTCTACCGCTTCACCCCGGCGAGCTGGGGCGATCTGTCCCGAGGCCGTCTCGACGTCGCCTGCACGACCACCGGCGACGGCATCGAGTGGCGGCCCGTCCCCTCCCCGTCCGCCCTCCTCACCCAGACCCGCCACCAGCTCTCCGGCGCCCGCCACTTCGACGGCGGAGAGGGGTGCCACTACGCGGACGGCATCTGCTACTTCACGGCCAAGGGGGACCGCAAGGTCTGGGCCTACGACACGGCGGCGCAGACCATCACGGCCGTCTACAACGGGGACGGCACCCTCAACGGCGTCGACAACGTCACCGGTACCACCGCCGGCGACCTGTACGTCGCGGAGGACGGCGGGAACATGGAGATCAACATCATCACGAGGGACGGTACGGTCGCCCCGGTCCTGCGCATCGACGGGCAGTCCGGATCCGAGATCACCGGTCCGGCCTTCTCCCCGGACGGCACCCGGCTGTACTTCTCCTCGCAGCGCGGGACGAGCGGCGAGACCACGGGGTCGGGAGGCGTGACGTACGAGGTGCGCGGCCCGTTCCGGCACTGA